The proteins below come from a single Desulfovibrio sp. genomic window:
- the tig gene encoding trigger factor, producing the protein MEYSAEDISPVRKKVVITTEAQEVEAAIMGAVALYKTSVQLDGFRKGKVPASVIEQRFRDKIYEEARQDLINVHINDVMQKLDVSPLAGVDVDAKGTFERGQGYEYSVEFEVLPSFTLPPYEGMEVEQEKVVVDEKEVQEVIDRIRRDRGELVPVEGAGPAVDGQVATIDFAAFENGEPLEGVKAESFDLALGERQALEDFEALVKTIRYGEEGEGQITFPEDFLAKDLAGKTVTMKVRVHAIKERKLPELNDDLAKTVGLESVEKLREAITGSYTQSRANLNKSAAQKTLLDRLLKMVEFELPPSLVDTQVRTLLGDMAARFERQGRSLDSLGKSMDELRAEVQPQADELARSQVLLLSIAKKEALDVTDNEVNTQIYQMSMRTGEDFKTLRESYERSGMIFVLRDRMLADKAMDLIYAKSKVTEVEPKAPAEGDAAPGAPASAQD; encoded by the coding sequence GTGGAATATAGCGCAGAAGACATTTCGCCGGTCAGAAAAAAGGTCGTCATCACCACCGAAGCCCAGGAAGTGGAAGCAGCCATCATGGGCGCCGTGGCGCTGTACAAAACATCGGTGCAGCTGGACGGTTTCCGCAAGGGCAAGGTTCCGGCGTCGGTCATCGAACAGCGCTTCCGCGACAAGATTTATGAAGAAGCCCGCCAGGATCTGATCAACGTCCACATCAACGACGTGATGCAGAAGCTCGACGTTTCGCCCCTTGCTGGCGTTGACGTGGACGCCAAGGGCACCTTTGAACGCGGTCAGGGCTACGAATACAGCGTCGAATTTGAAGTGCTGCCCTCCTTCACCCTTCCTCCCTATGAAGGTATGGAAGTGGAGCAGGAAAAAGTGGTCGTGGACGAAAAGGAAGTGCAGGAAGTTATTGACCGCATCCGCCGTGACCGTGGCGAGCTTGTGCCCGTTGAAGGCGCTGGCCCCGCTGTGGACGGTCAGGTTGCCACCATCGACTTTGCCGCCTTTGAAAACGGCGAACCCCTGGAAGGCGTGAAGGCCGAAAGCTTTGACCTCGCCCTTGGCGAGCGTCAGGCTCTTGAAGATTTTGAAGCCCTGGTGAAGACCATCCGCTACGGCGAAGAAGGCGAAGGCCAGATCACCTTCCCCGAAGATTTTCTTGCCAAGGATCTGGCAGGCAAAACCGTCACCATGAAGGTGCGCGTGCACGCCATCAAGGAGCGCAAGCTTCCTGAGCTGAACGACGACCTCGCCAAGACCGTTGGCCTTGAAAGCGTGGAGAAGCTGCGCGAAGCCATCACCGGCAGCTACACCCAGAGCCGCGCCAACCTCAACAAGAGCGCCGCGCAGAAGACCCTGCTTGACCGCCTGCTGAAGATGGTTGAATTTGAACTGCCCCCCAGCCTTGTGGACACCCAGGTGCGCACCCTGCTGGGCGACATGGCCGCCCGCTTTGAACGTCAGGGCCGCAGCCTTGATTCTCTTGGCAAGAGCATGGACGAACTGCGCGCCGAAGTGCAGCCCCAGGCTGACGAGCTGGCCCGCTCGCAGGTTCTGCTGCTTTCCATCGCCAAGAAAGAAGCACTTGACGTTACCGACAATGAGGTCAACACTCAGATTTACCAGATGAGCATGCGCACTGGCGAAGATTTCAAGACCCTGCGCGAAAGCTATGAACGCTCGGGCATGATCTTTGTGCTGCGTGACCGCATGCTGGCCGACAAGGCCATGGATCTGATCTACGCCAAGTCCAAGGTGACCGAAGTGGAGCCCAAGGCGCCAGCCGAGGGCGACGCCGCGCCGGGCGCACCCGCCAGCGCTCAGGACTAA
- the selD gene encoding selenide, water dikinase SelD yields the protein MKLLEKARAAGUAAKLAPGALERLLRGLPSDTRPDLEARVLAGRARNEDAVVLTVPPGCALVQTVDILAPIVNDAFAFGRIAAANALSDVYAMGGQPWSAMNVAFFPQALAEDDPQHILENILRGGLDAMNEAGAVLAGGHTVQDEELKYGLAVTGIIDPSHMARNDGLKPGQTLLLTKPLGTGVLATAVKARWDGAEESEAEVTRWCSRLNSVAGGVVRDLKIAAATDITGFGLGGHALEMALASGVTVVLHAEALPLMPRALEYARDGLIPAGSHLNRKYWTCSTRVEDGVDEALTSLAFDAQTSGGLLLAVPPALVPQAREMLLAGGDLACEVGEVVAPRPDGAALVLR from the coding sequence TGAAATTGCTGGAAAAAGCCCGCGCGGCCGGTTGAGCCGCCAAGCTGGCTCCAGGGGCCCTGGAGCGACTTTTACGCGGTCTGCCGTCTGATACGCGCCCTGACCTTGAGGCCAGGGTTCTGGCTGGTCGCGCCCGGAACGAGGATGCCGTTGTGCTGACCGTTCCCCCTGGCTGCGCCCTGGTGCAGACCGTGGATATTCTTGCGCCCATTGTCAACGATGCCTTTGCCTTTGGCCGCATCGCCGCCGCCAACGCGCTTTCGGATGTCTACGCCATGGGCGGCCAGCCGTGGAGTGCCATGAACGTGGCCTTTTTCCCGCAGGCCCTGGCAGAGGACGACCCGCAGCACATACTGGAAAACATCCTGCGCGGCGGCCTTGATGCCATGAACGAAGCCGGGGCCGTGCTGGCTGGCGGTCACACGGTGCAGGACGAGGAACTCAAGTACGGCCTTGCGGTCACGGGCATCATCGATCCCTCCCACATGGCCCGCAACGATGGCCTGAAACCGGGCCAGACCCTGCTGCTGACCAAACCGCTGGGCACGGGGGTGCTCGCCACGGCGGTCAAGGCCCGCTGGGATGGAGCCGAAGAAAGCGAGGCAGAGGTCACACGCTGGTGCTCCCGCCTCAACAGCGTTGCCGGGGGCGTTGTGCGCGACCTCAAAATAGCCGCCGCCACAGACATAACAGGCTTTGGACTTGGCGGGCACGCGCTTGAAATGGCCCTTGCCTCGGGCGTTACCGTGGTACTGCATGCCGAGGCCCTGCCCCTCATGCCGCGCGCCCTTGAATACGCGCGCGACGGGCTTATCCCCGCAGGCAGCCACCTGAACAGAAAATACTGGACCTGCTCCACCCGAGTGGAAGACGGCGTGGACGAAGCGCTCACAAGCCTCGCCTTTGACGCGCAGACCTCCGGCGGATTGCTGCTGGCCGTGCCGCCTGCACTGGTGCCGCAGGCCCGCGAAATGCTGCTGGCAGGGGGCGATCTGGCCTGCGAAGTGGGCGAAGTTGTTGCACCAAGGCCTGACGGAGCAGCCCTGGTGCTGCGCTAG
- the clpX gene encoding ATP-dependent Clp protease ATP-binding subunit ClpX, translating into MAKNDKPTVSEPLRCSFCGRTELEVRNLIVQDGASICDKCIKACNEIIARDQMESPQSEERLLSPQEIKDRLDQYVIGQNEAKKILSVAVHNHYKRVFYASALGDEVELEKSNILLVGPSGSGKTLLAKTLARVLRVPFAIADATTLTEAGYVGEDVENILVQLLQNADYDLEAASKGIIYIDEIDKISRKGDGPSITRDVSGEGVQQALLKIIEGTEANIPPKGGRKHPQQEFIRMNTSNILFIVGGAFVGLDKIVGGRMSGGSMGFGAKVRASKEMPLGELLDRVHPQDLVKFGLIPEFVGRIPIITHVDELDEPDLVRILTEPKNALVRQYQKLFELENVDLRFTPNALKAIAAKAIERKTGARGLRNVMERTMLDIMFKLPSLPNVRECLINQAVIDKGKEPVLLFGDKAENADTSKAQAGGDKAS; encoded by the coding sequence ATGGCCAAGAACGATAAACCTACGGTGAGCGAACCCCTGCGCTGCTCCTTTTGCGGGCGCACCGAGCTTGAGGTTCGCAATCTCATCGTGCAGGACGGCGCGAGCATTTGCGACAAATGCATCAAGGCCTGCAACGAAATTATCGCCCGCGACCAGATGGAAAGCCCCCAGAGCGAAGAACGCCTTCTTTCGCCCCAGGAAATCAAGGATCGCCTTGACCAGTATGTCATCGGACAGAACGAGGCCAAGAAAATCCTTTCTGTAGCGGTGCACAACCACTACAAGCGCGTGTTTTACGCCAGCGCTCTCGGCGACGAGGTGGAGCTTGAAAAAAGCAATATCCTCCTGGTAGGCCCCTCGGGCAGCGGTAAAACCCTGCTTGCCAAAACTTTGGCCCGCGTACTGCGCGTGCCCTTTGCCATTGCTGACGCCACGACCCTCACGGAAGCTGGCTATGTGGGCGAAGATGTGGAAAACATCCTGGTGCAGCTGCTCCAGAATGCGGACTACGATCTGGAAGCCGCCAGCAAGGGCATCATCTATATTGACGAAATCGACAAGATTTCCCGCAAGGGCGACGGCCCCTCCATCACGCGCGACGTCTCCGGCGAAGGCGTGCAGCAGGCCCTGCTCAAGATCATCGAAGGCACCGAGGCCAATATTCCTCCCAAGGGCGGGCGCAAGCACCCCCAGCAGGAATTTATCCGCATGAACACGAGCAACATCCTGTTCATCGTGGGCGGCGCTTTTGTGGGCCTGGACAAGATCGTGGGCGGCCGCATGAGCGGCGGCTCCATGGGTTTTGGCGCCAAGGTGCGCGCCAGCAAGGAAATGCCCCTTGGCGAACTGCTCGACAGGGTGCATCCGCAGGATCTGGTGAAGTTCGGCCTTATCCCCGAATTTGTGGGCCGTATCCCCATCATCACCCATGTGGACGAGCTGGACGAACCCGATCTGGTGCGCATTCTCACCGAACCCAAGAACGCCCTGGTGCGCCAGTACCAGAAGCTCTTTGAACTTGAGAATGTTGACCTGCGCTTTACGCCCAATGCGCTCAAGGCCATTGCCGCCAAGGCCATTGAGCGCAAAACGGGGGCGCGCGGCCTCCGCAACGTGATGGAACGCACCATGCTCGACATCATGTTCAAGCTGCCCTCCCTGCCCAATGTGCGCGAATGCCTGATCAATCAGGCTGTTATCGACAAGGGCAAGGAACCGGTGCTGCTGTTTGGCGACAAGGCAGAAAACGCCGATACGTCCAAGGCCCAGGCCGGGGGCGACAAGGCCTCTTAG
- the clpP gene encoding ATP-dependent Clp endopeptidase proteolytic subunit ClpP, with protein MSLVPMVIETTGRSERAYDIYSRLLKDRIVLLGSEVNDTVASLICAQLLFLESQDPEKEIYLYINSPGGSVTAGLAIYDTMRFISSPVATVCMGRAASMGAFLLAAGKPGMRFALPNSQIMIHQPSGGFQGQATDIEIHAREVLRLKERLNRMLADNTGRPYKDIVKATERDNFLTPEEAKELGIIDRVLVSRNEMAQEKSE; from the coding sequence ATGTCGCTTGTCCCCATGGTTATTGAAACCACAGGCCGCTCCGAGCGGGCCTATGACATCTATTCGCGTCTGCTCAAGGACCGCATCGTTTTGCTTGGCTCCGAGGTCAACGATACCGTTGCTTCCCTCATCTGCGCCCAGCTGCTCTTCCTTGAATCGCAAGACCCCGAAAAAGAAATCTATCTCTACATAAATTCCCCCGGCGGCTCTGTTACCGCCGGGCTTGCCATTTATGACACCATGCGCTTTATCTCTTCGCCAGTGGCGACTGTGTGCATGGGCCGCGCCGCCAGCATGGGCGCATTCTTGCTGGCCGCTGGCAAGCCTGGCATGCGTTTTGCTTTGCCCAACAGTCAGATCATGATTCACCAGCCCTCGGGCGGTTTTCAGGGTCAGGCCACGGATATTGAAATCCACGCGCGCGAGGTGCTGCGCCTCAAGGAACGCCTCAACCGCATGCTGGCCGACAACACGGGCCGTCCCTACAAGGATATTGTCAAAGCTACCGAACGCGATAACTTTTTGACTCCTGAGGAAGCCAAGGAACTCGGCATCATTGACCGCGTGCTTGTATCGCGCAATGAAATGGCTCAGGAAAAGAGCGAGTAA